In Candidatus Palauibacter polyketidifaciens, a single genomic region encodes these proteins:
- a CDS encoding Ig-like domain-containing protein, which translates to MSIYRAPASGKAAGRRLIAAPLVLLATLSCGDDDPVAPPPPPPPVATSITVSPATATLASLGQTAQLTARVLDQNGQVMTGAVVTWTSSDATVVMVDETGLVTATGDGSTTVTATTGDDGVSGSAAIVVEAGGFRDDFGTPASQERWKPAHNAEVTVREGVLSVTNRTAGRMGIAERTSTPAVNEWTIRARMGRKAREASPGAVALTGHSRYTAIRLVLGTLDDSGSDRRSGNYEFAVFDREAQEWVRITNMSGASEAVREEADEFTDIRLGHEGGYFVAYAGEGDADELFRLDAETSLLSGVVLRDVVEHATGVWLVNRSAAGLTAVHDWIQLTGTKSMAVVPDGAEIAGAPDAATRSENVTSAAEVLMALFDGTRGSSWVRSDHWGTDAPVGEWYGVTTDERGRVTRLDLGHNELTGTIPTELGHLTALRVLDLHHNALTGAIPPELGRLKSLEVLNLLGNRAVASSAGDQGFEAGVEPGAGPALDSWRETPGMADPGAAVRGRPESARGSPATFASRPAAPRYQEGLTGTIPPELGALTELKALFLSTNNLTGPIPPELGALAKLDTLSLWNNQLEGSIPRELGNLGSLVTLWLGTNRLTGSIPPELGRLANLKNLVVSQSELTGTLPSELGDLANLEFLILWGNELTGPIPAELGNLANLKNLGLSRNPLTGSIPPELGNLANLEFLILWDNELTGPIPAELGNLANLKNLGLSRNPLTGSIPPELGNLANLEFLILWDNELTGPIPAELGNLANLKDLTLSGN; encoded by the coding sequence ATGTCGATCTACCGTGCTCCAGCCTCCGGAAAAGCCGCTGGCCGTCGCCTCATCGCGGCACCCCTGGTCCTTCTCGCGACGCTCTCCTGCGGGGACGACGACCCGGTAGCCCCGCCCCCACCACCCCCTCCGGTGGCGACATCGATCACCGTGTCGCCGGCGACGGCGACGCTCGCGTCCCTGGGGCAGACGGCGCAGTTGACGGCCCGGGTGCTGGACCAGAATGGCCAGGTGATGACCGGCGCCGTGGTGACGTGGACGTCGAGCGATGCAACGGTGGTGATGGTGGACGAGACGGGCCTCGTAACGGCCACCGGTGACGGGAGCACGACGGTGACGGCCACGACCGGAGACGACGGTGTGAGCGGGTCGGCCGCGATCGTGGTGGAGGCGGGGGGCTTCCGGGACGATTTCGGCACGCCGGCCAGCCAGGAACGCTGGAAGCCGGCGCACAACGCGGAGGTCACCGTCCGCGAGGGGGTGCTGAGTGTGACGAACCGGACAGCGGGCCGGATGGGGATCGCCGAGCGGACGTCGACGCCCGCGGTGAACGAGTGGACGATCCGGGCGCGCATGGGCCGGAAGGCACGCGAGGCAAGCCCGGGAGCGGTCGCCCTGACGGGACACAGCCGGTACACGGCGATCCGACTGGTGCTCGGAACGCTGGACGACTCGGGCTCGGACCGGCGGTCCGGCAACTACGAGTTCGCGGTGTTCGACCGCGAGGCGCAGGAGTGGGTCCGGATCACGAACATGTCGGGGGCCTCGGAGGCGGTCAGGGAGGAAGCGGACGAGTTCACCGACATCAGGCTGGGGCACGAAGGAGGATACTTCGTGGCCTACGCGGGCGAGGGTGACGCCGATGAACTGTTCCGGCTCGACGCGGAGACCTCCCTGTTGAGCGGCGTGGTGCTGCGGGATGTGGTTGAGCATGCGACCGGCGTCTGGCTGGTGAACCGGAGCGCGGCGGGTTTGACCGCCGTGCATGACTGGATACAACTGACCGGTACGAAGAGCATGGCCGTTGTGCCCGACGGCGCGGAGATCGCCGGGGCGCCGGATGCGGCGACCCGGAGCGAGAACGTGACCTCCGCGGCGGAGGTGCTGATGGCGCTCTTCGACGGGACGCGCGGATCGAGCTGGGTGAGGTCGGACCACTGGGGCACGGACGCGCCGGTAGGCGAGTGGTACGGCGTCACGACCGACGAACGGGGCCGGGTCACCAGGCTGGACCTGGGCCACAACGAACTGACCGGTACCATCCCCACGGAACTCGGACACCTGACGGCTCTGCGGGTGCTGGACCTCCACCACAACGCTCTGACGGGCGCCATCCCCCCCGAACTCGGACGCCTGAAGAGCCTGGAGGTGCTGAATCTGCTCGGAAATCGCGCCGTGGCCAGCAGCGCAGGCGACCAGGGCTTCGAAGCAGGCGTTGAACCGGGTGCTGGTCCGGCTCTCGACTCCTGGCGCGAGACGCCAGGCATGGCGGATCCCGGTGCGGCGGTTCGCGGACGCCCCGAGTCGGCGCGCGGCTCCCCTGCGACGTTCGCTTCTCGCCCGGCCGCGCCGCGATACCAGGAAGGGCTGACCGGAACGATCCCGCCCGAACTCGGGGCTCTTACGGAACTGAAGGCGCTCTTTCTGAGCACCAACAATCTGACGGGCCCGATTCCGCCTGAACTCGGGGCGCTCGCGAAGCTCGACACGCTGTCGCTCTGGAATAACCAGCTGGAGGGATCGATCCCACGGGAACTGGGGAACCTCGGAAGTCTCGTGACACTCTGGCTGGGTACAAACCGCCTGACGGGATCCATTCCGCCCGAACTCGGCCGCCTCGCGAACCTGAAAAACCTGGTTGTATCACAAAGCGAGCTGACCGGAACACTTCCATCGGAACTCGGGGATCTCGCAAATCTCGAATTCCTGATTCTTTGGGGCAACGAGTTGACGGGGCCGATCCCCGCCGAACTCGGCAATCTCGCCAACCTCAAAAACCTGGGTCTTTCAAGGAACCCGCTGACGGGATCCATTCCGCCCGAACTCGGCAATCTCGCAAATCTCGAATTCCTGATTCTTTGGGACAACGAGTTGACGGGGCCGATCCCCGCCGAACTCGGCAATCTCGCCAACCTCAAAAACCTGGGTCTTTCAAGGAACCCGCTGACGGGATCCATTCCGCCCGAACTCGGCAATCTCGCAAATCTCGAATTCCTGATTCTTTGGGACAACGAGTTGACGGGGCCGATCCCCGCCGAACTCGGCAATCTCGCCAACCTCAAAGACCTGACTCTTTCAGGGAACGA
- a CDS encoding endonuclease/exonuclease/phosphatase family protein → MKLLTWNVNKAGKARRELWETVQREDADIVLLQEVTGIPMWIQDRYECHPVSPRYFRGHNAPFSTAVLSKGSIDATPYLESGSAWVDRIYTERYGWIVGCKTTLDSGERFHVVSVHSPSFPIPPRLWTDVDVSGIKLVTNPRLWFTEILWALLRAACISDDTNWIVGGDFNRSVKHKGGQELIDRLKTLGLTDCLSHHHGGPAPTFQTWTKSVRHQLDYCYVNTPLLERLSEARVPRHEEVFDRKPRLSDHLPILCTFD, encoded by the coding sequence ATGAAGCTCCTGACATGGAACGTCAACAAGGCGGGGAAAGCCCGTCGCGAGCTATGGGAGACGGTTCAGCGCGAGGATGCGGACATCGTCCTGCTTCAGGAAGTCACGGGAATTCCCATGTGGATCCAGGACCGCTACGAGTGCCACCCCGTCTCCCCACGGTACTTCAGGGGCCACAACGCTCCGTTTTCGACGGCGGTCCTCTCGAAGGGGTCGATCGATGCAACGCCCTACCTGGAGTCGGGGTCGGCGTGGGTCGACAGGATCTACACGGAACGGTACGGTTGGATCGTCGGGTGCAAGACCACGCTTGACTCGGGAGAGCGGTTCCACGTGGTCTCGGTTCACTCGCCGTCCTTTCCCATCCCACCGCGTCTGTGGACCGATGTGGATGTGTCGGGCATCAAGCTGGTGACCAACCCCAGGCTCTGGTTCACGGAAATCCTCTGGGCGTTGCTCCGCGCTGCGTGTATCTCGGACGATACGAACTGGATCGTCGGCGGTGACTTCAACCGCTCCGTGAAGCACAAAGGGGGGCAGGAACTGATCGACCGGCTGAAGACCCTCGGTCTGACGGACTGTCTGAGTCATCATCATGGCGGACCCGCGCCCACATTTCAGACCTGGACGAAGAGCGTGCGGCATCAGCTGGATTACTGCTACGTGAACACGCCGCTGCTCGAGCGTTTGTCCGAGGCCCGAGTGCCGCGTCACGAGGAGGTTTTCGACCGAAAGCCGAGGTTGAGCGACCACCTTCCCATTCTATGCACATTCGACTGA
- a CDS encoding IPT/TIG domain-containing protein codes for MTPREAAILGTLVVLLGVSVATCGGEPTAPPDPPPPNRAPVAVGTVPALELAVGDSATFNLDDYFRDPDGDALTYTPGTDAALVAAASVSGSTLTVRTVAKGQATISVTATDPGGLTADQGFPVVVPNRAPIVTDSIPPQRLTVGEEPAWTGTDYFTDPDGDVLTYTIGTTDSSVVLAAVTGDDFAILAVTPGAATVTVTATDGDGLNASQSIAVTSEAQLPVVISDVEPGVLLEGANATITGSGFSRFPEYNSVSIDGQPATVIAASRTSLSVTVPHGDCLPARRAPLSVTVLGLSETRIVGVTPRTPEDLALPLGSYRYTHGGNGCVHLPGDASGGEYIIGVVSTSETPSSLTPVHMTSVLGDAAVLDPARAVVAFRPLRRAEEVAEASAARVLPPPPASAGTSVTLSQEEAGPKLDQARHNEIMAANAALVRQLGPPTSPMRGAPLSRSLLANDTLTLFGDAKFVGGCSSRGRVRAVVRFSGKNALWLEDIDNPADGFTEPELAELDALYATQIKPVHDDYYGGLSDVDGNRRVLVLMTKEVNLSDGDDTLVGGWTWFGDLYPVDDCGTSNHAEILFGRVPDPEGVFGHPWTREEALDFYPPLLTHEMTHLVQARAEVFDGAGYSNWEIEGGATLSEHLVADRVFGHGSGQNLGSAAFRRGLDWYRDWARGMAHFFGLDSDDPDGLRRVPDAPEQCSWMGFVYEGNDGPCKGSGRAVYDVPSMVLRYAMDRWGGEYAGGEQALLRRLNQSAASGLTALEEVSAWRSERILADFYITLWLDLNGWEAHGMTTWDLADVWSQFSEGAQLRPWVSTTASVHGDWSVRAGSTFYLHWSPPGARGPTSLRVTSPGGASLPGHMSVWALRIR; via the coding sequence ATGACTCCAAGAGAAGCTGCGATCCTGGGGACGCTTGTCGTCCTCCTGGGCGTGTCTGTCGCCACGTGCGGTGGCGAACCGACCGCGCCCCCCGATCCGCCTCCGCCGAACCGAGCACCGGTGGCGGTGGGAACCGTACCTGCGCTCGAACTCGCCGTGGGTGATTCGGCCACGTTCAACCTGGATGACTACTTTCGCGATCCCGATGGTGACGCCCTGACCTACACACCGGGTACCGACGCGGCGTTGGTCGCCGCCGCGTCGGTGTCGGGCAGCACGCTGACGGTCCGGACCGTGGCGAAGGGGCAGGCGACGATCAGCGTCACCGCCACCGATCCCGGCGGACTGACGGCCGATCAGGGCTTCCCGGTCGTCGTTCCCAACCGCGCACCCATCGTGACGGACTCGATACCTCCGCAGCGCCTGACGGTCGGAGAGGAGCCTGCCTGGACCGGTACTGACTACTTCACCGATCCGGATGGCGACGTTCTGACCTATACGATCGGTACGACGGATTCGTCCGTCGTGCTCGCCGCGGTAACCGGAGACGACTTCGCGATTCTCGCCGTCACGCCCGGGGCTGCGACGGTGACGGTAACCGCGACCGATGGCGATGGCCTGAACGCCAGCCAGAGCATTGCGGTGACCTCCGAGGCCCAGCTTCCGGTCGTCATTTCGGACGTCGAACCAGGTGTCCTGCTCGAGGGTGCAAACGCGACGATCACGGGCTCCGGCTTCTCGCGGTTCCCTGAGTACAATTCCGTTTCGATCGATGGCCAGCCGGCCACCGTGATTGCCGCGAGTCGGACCAGCCTGTCCGTGACCGTTCCGCACGGCGACTGCCTGCCCGCCCGGCGAGCCCCGTTGAGCGTGACCGTGCTCGGCCTCAGCGAGACGCGCATCGTTGGCGTGACGCCCCGTACTCCGGAGGACCTCGCCCTGCCGCTGGGCTCCTATCGCTACACACATGGCGGAAACGGGTGCGTCCACCTGCCCGGAGATGCTTCCGGCGGGGAGTACATCATCGGCGTCGTTTCCACCTCGGAGACGCCGTCCTCGCTTACACCGGTTCACATGACGAGCGTTCTCGGAGATGCGGCGGTTCTCGATCCCGCACGGGCCGTGGTCGCGTTCCGGCCGCTTCGCCGGGCGGAGGAGGTGGCCGAAGCTTCTGCGGCAAGAGTGCTACCGCCACCGCCGGCATCCGCTGGCACGTCAGTGACTCTCAGCCAGGAGGAAGCAGGGCCGAAGCTTGACCAGGCGCGGCACAACGAGATCATGGCCGCGAACGCGGCGCTAGTCCGGCAGCTGGGCCCTCCTACATCTCCGATGAGGGGCGCACCACTGTCCCGCTCCCTGCTCGCGAACGATACCCTGACTTTGTTCGGGGATGCGAAGTTCGTGGGTGGTTGCTCGTCCCGTGGCCGGGTCCGAGCCGTGGTCCGGTTCAGCGGCAAGAACGCCTTGTGGCTCGAAGACATCGACAACCCGGCCGACGGCTTCACGGAGCCCGAACTCGCCGAACTGGACGCCTTATATGCCACCCAGATCAAGCCGGTTCACGACGATTACTATGGCGGTCTCTCCGATGTGGACGGGAACCGCCGGGTGCTCGTCCTGATGACCAAGGAAGTGAACCTGAGCGACGGCGACGACACCCTTGTCGGCGGCTGGACCTGGTTCGGCGACCTCTATCCGGTAGACGACTGCGGCACCAGCAATCATGCCGAGATCCTGTTCGGCCGCGTTCCCGACCCCGAGGGCGTCTTCGGGCACCCTTGGACCAGGGAAGAGGCGCTGGACTTTTACCCGCCGCTGTTGACGCATGAGATGACGCATCTGGTGCAGGCGCGAGCCGAGGTGTTCGACGGGGCGGGGTACTCCAATTGGGAGATCGAAGGTGGCGCTACGCTCTCGGAGCACTTGGTGGCGGATCGGGTGTTCGGGCACGGGTCGGGCCAGAATCTGGGTAGTGCGGCCTTTCGGCGTGGACTTGACTGGTATCGGGACTGGGCGCGCGGGATGGCACACTTCTTCGGATTGGATTCGGATGACCCCGACGGCCTCCGCCGCGTCCCGGACGCGCCCGAGCAGTGCAGCTGGATGGGTTTCGTATACGAGGGCAATGATGGGCCGTGCAAGGGATCTGGCAGGGCAGTGTATGATGTTCCGTCGATGGTGCTCCGATACGCCATGGACCGCTGGGGGGGCGAGTACGCGGGCGGAGAACAGGCCTTGTTGCGTCGGCTAAACCAGTCGGCGGCCTCCGGGCTCACCGCGCTGGAGGAGGTCAGTGCCTGGCGATCTGAACGAATCCTGGCCGACTTCTACATTACTCTCTGGCTGGACCTGAACGGCTGGGAGGCCCACGGCATGACGACCTGGGATCTCGCCGACGTCTGGAGCCAATTCAGCGAGGGCGCCCAACTTCGCCCCTGGGTATCGACAACCGCCTCGGTTCACGGCGACTGGAGCGTTCGTGCTGGCTCGACCTTCTACCTCCACTGGAGCCCGCCCGGTGCGCGAGGGCCAACCAGCCTCAGGGTCACGTCCCCAGGCGGCGCTTCCCTTCCCGGCCACATGTCAGTGTGGGCTCTGAGGATCCGCTGA